TCAGTAAAAGCATAGGTGATACCCCATCCCAATACCGATCCCGAGCCACCGACTATGCAGTATCTCAAGAATTTTCGTATGGTAAGATTATGACTTTTTAGCTTGATTGCTTTCATCGCATCTAATCTAATCTAAGATCATCCACACAAAAGAACCTACAGCGGCCGCCACCAGGAACGGCATGATCACCCTGATCCCCTTATGAGATGGGATGATCACCAGGCGGAACAGATCTCCGGGAACCCACAGATACCGCCGATGCTTCCAGAGGCACAAGATAATTCCGCCGGCCCACCGGCGTCGCTGCGTGATCATGTCGGACGCTCGGATCGGCCGTTGCTCAAAGGCTATGGCGTCCGGCTCGTACTCCACGACGTAGCCCAATCTACGAATCGATATGGCCAGATCGAAATCCTCCGCGCTCTGTGTCTCATCGAGAACTAATAGATCCCGGCGAAACGCCCCGATCTCCCCGTAGATAGTGGCGCAGGAGTCCAAAACCGACTCTCCGAGCATTTCGATGTGATCCTCGAAGGAATGGAGTTCCCTCCACAACGGATTCCCCTTCTCATCCAAACGTACCAAACGCCCGGATACGGCGCCAACCCTGCTGTACTTGAAATGATCCGCCAGACGCCGTATCGCCTGGCGATTGAAGTAGCAGTTGGCATCCGTGACAATGAGGATGTCACCGCGACACTCTTGTACGGCACAGTTAATGGCCGATCCCTTGCCGCGGCGTTCAGCCTGGCTCAGCAGTGCGATGAGTCCGTCTTGATGGAAGTCCTCGACCTGCAAC
Above is a genomic segment from Dehalococcoidia bacterium containing:
- a CDS encoding glycosyltransferase; translation: MIAEAVCIGAIGLILWHVVGYPCLMLVMHTWSRAVPQDECDAVPYIPCVSVIVPTYNEATTIRDSLRNLLEQDYPWDRFEIVMVDSASTDGTVLQVEDFHQDGLIALLSQAERRGKGSAINCAVQECRGDILIVTDANCYFNRQAIRRLADHFKYSRVGAVSGRLVRLDEKGNPLWRELHSFEDHIEMLGESVLDSCATIYGEIGAFRRDLLVLDETQSAEDFDLAISIRRLGYVVEYEPDAIAFEQRPIRASDMITQRRRWAGGIILCLWKHRRYLWVPGDLFRLVIIPSHKGIRVIMPFLVAAAVGSFVWMILD